A genomic window from Serratia liquefaciens includes:
- the ydgH gene encoding DUF1471 family protein YdgH, whose protein sequence is MKLKNTIIASALLSLTALSAHAAQELTPEKAAALKPFDRITITGRFNAINEAADAISRRADKLGADAFYIQDSNNSNNGGNWRVTADLYHKDAPEVSKEPKYRVINGVTELPKEQAFLLEPYDTVSVSGFYRSQPDINDAITKEAKKKGAASFFIVRQVDANQGGNQFITAYIYKADAPKRTVQNPDAIPADSEAGKAALAAGGAAAANVEIPGVASSGSPSRDVGRFFETQSSTGKRYTVTLPNGTKIQEVNNVTAAQMVPFDSVTFTGHFNSMTDVSTEVAKRAAEKGAKYYHVTRQWQNKSGGNLTVSADLFK, encoded by the coding sequence ATGAAGCTGAAGAACACGATCATCGCGTCAGCCTTGTTATCACTCACTGCGCTGTCCGCTCATGCGGCGCAAGAGTTAACTCCTGAAAAAGCAGCGGCGTTGAAGCCGTTTGATCGCATCACGATTACCGGCCGCTTTAATGCCATCAATGAAGCTGCTGATGCCATTTCCCGCCGTGCAGACAAACTGGGTGCCGACGCCTTCTACATCCAGGACAGCAACAATAGCAACAACGGCGGCAACTGGCGCGTCACCGCCGATCTTTACCACAAAGATGCGCCGGAAGTGAGCAAAGAACCGAAATACCGCGTGATTAACGGCGTTACTGAACTGCCGAAAGAACAAGCCTTCCTGCTGGAGCCTTACGATACGGTAAGCGTCAGCGGCTTCTACCGCAGCCAGCCTGACATCAACGACGCCATCACCAAAGAAGCGAAAAAGAAAGGTGCAGCGTCCTTCTTTATCGTGCGTCAGGTTGATGCCAACCAGGGCGGCAACCAGTTCATTACCGCCTATATCTACAAAGCCGATGCGCCTAAACGTACCGTTCAGAATCCGGATGCCATCCCGGCCGACTCTGAAGCCGGCAAGGCCGCCTTGGCTGCCGGTGGTGCCGCCGCCGCCAATGTGGAAATTCCGGGTGTAGCCTCTTCTGGTTCGCCAAGCCGTGACGTAGGCCGTTTCTTCGAAACCCAGTCTTCTACCGGTAAACGTTATACTGTCACCTTGCCTAACGGCACCAAGATTCAGGAAGTGAACAACGTGACCGCCGCGCAGATGGTGCCGTTTGACTCAGTGACCTTTACCGGCCACTTCAACAGCATGACCGACGTTTCTACCGAAGTGGCGAAACGCGCGGCTGAGAAAGGCGCCAAGTACTACCACGTAACCCGCCAGTGGCAGAACAAGAGCGGCGGCAACCTGACCGTCAGCGCTGACCTGTTCAAATAA